A region of Thermobifida halotolerans DNA encodes the following proteins:
- a CDS encoding sensor histidine kinase produces the protein MRRRMLFSTLVVAIIAVLLLGLPLGALTYQQVNSANIAQLQREAELIGTEVDAQLLREGEIDTEHFATVYPRRYIEITPSGSPTVATGGWEYNPRDPDAAAALSASATSASGASVVVWRDTRGVREEIISAWLGIASLSLLAIGVAVGLAILQARRLTLPLVDLAATAERLGSGVISPWGHRYGIPEADAVAEVLDRSAERISSLISTERHFATDASHQLRTPLTALSMRLEEIVAEADKPDVVREEGEAALAQTERLVDIVESLLGRARRTQNPKLEPVAIDDVIEQFMEEWRPVFTQAGRKLQLTGQAGLTVMTVPTDLAQILATLVENAFKHGAGTVTVRRVETGQSVRVEVSDEGEGIPEELAPRIFEREVTSGNGTGLGLALARHIAESEGARVEFIHSRPTTFALFLPPYRGSLARTTGPA, from the coding sequence ATGCGCAGGAGAATGCTGTTCTCCACCCTCGTGGTGGCCATCATCGCGGTGCTGCTGCTCGGGCTGCCCCTGGGCGCCCTGACCTACCAGCAGGTGAACAGCGCGAACATCGCCCAACTGCAACGCGAGGCCGAACTCATCGGGACCGAGGTGGACGCGCAACTGCTGCGCGAGGGCGAGATCGACACCGAGCACTTCGCGACGGTCTATCCCCGGCGCTACATCGAGATCACCCCCAGCGGCTCGCCCACCGTGGCCACCGGCGGCTGGGAGTACAACCCGCGTGATCCGGACGCGGCCGCGGCGCTGAGCGCGTCGGCCACCTCCGCGAGCGGCGCCTCGGTCGTGGTGTGGCGCGACACCCGCGGGGTGCGGGAGGAGATCATCAGCGCGTGGCTGGGCATCGCCTCGCTGTCCCTGCTGGCCATCGGCGTCGCGGTCGGACTGGCCATCCTCCAGGCCAGAAGGCTCACCCTGCCCCTGGTCGACCTCGCCGCGACCGCCGAGCGGCTGGGGTCGGGAGTGATCAGCCCGTGGGGGCACCGCTACGGCATTCCCGAAGCCGACGCGGTGGCCGAGGTTCTGGACCGCAGCGCCGAGCGCATCTCCAGTCTGATCTCGACCGAGCGGCACTTCGCCACCGACGCCTCCCACCAGTTGCGCACCCCGCTGACCGCGCTGTCGATGCGGCTGGAGGAGATCGTCGCCGAGGCGGACAAGCCCGACGTGGTCCGCGAGGAGGGCGAGGCCGCGCTGGCCCAGACCGAACGGCTCGTGGACATCGTGGAGAGCCTGCTGGGGCGGGCGCGCCGGACCCAGAACCCCAAGCTGGAGCCGGTCGCCATCGACGACGTGATCGAGCAGTTCATGGAGGAGTGGCGGCCGGTCTTCACCCAGGCCGGGCGGAAGCTGCAGTTGACCGGGCAGGCGGGCCTGACGGTCATGACGGTGCCCACCGACCTGGCCCAGATCCTGGCGACCCTCGTGGAGAACGCGTTCAAGCACGGCGCCGGTACGGTGACCGTCCGCCGCGTGGAGACCGGCCAGTCGGTGCGCGTCGAGGTCAGCGACGAGGGCGAGGGAATCCCCGAGGAGCTGGCTCCCCGCATCTTCGAACGCGAGGTCACCAGCGGCAACGGAACCGGACTCGGTCTGGCGCTGGCCCGGCACATCGCCGAGTCCGAGGGCGCCCGGGTGGAGTTCATCCATTCCAGGCCGACCACGTTCGCCCTCTTCCTGCCGCCCTACCGGGGCAGCCTGGCCCGCACCACCGGACCGGCGTGA
- a CDS encoding MBL fold metallo-hydrolase has protein sequence MTEDTGAASVTVDGVVTSGPFWDGAAEQEADANVWIVGDDRGAIVVDPAHDATAISRGLGDRELMAIVCTHAHETHINAAEALADLADAPILLHPADERLWSLHYPDRAPDAPLLHGERLQVGGVELEVRHTPGHTPGAVCLYAPALATVFTGDTLLANGPGSTDRPHSDPAAILVSIGDHLLTLPPETTVRPGHGGSTTVAAQAARLTG, from the coding sequence ATGACCGAAGACACCGGCGCGGCCTCTGTCACCGTCGACGGGGTCGTCACCTCGGGGCCCTTCTGGGACGGCGCGGCGGAGCAGGAGGCCGACGCCAACGTCTGGATCGTCGGGGACGACCGCGGCGCGATCGTGGTCGACCCCGCCCACGACGCCACCGCGATCTCCCGCGGGCTGGGCGACCGCGAGCTGATGGCGATCGTGTGCACCCACGCCCACGAGACCCACATCAACGCGGCGGAGGCCCTGGCCGACCTCGCCGACGCGCCGATCCTGCTGCATCCCGCCGACGAGCGCCTGTGGAGCCTGCACTACCCCGACCGAGCCCCCGACGCGCCCCTGCTGCACGGCGAGCGCCTCCAGGTCGGCGGGGTCGAGTTGGAGGTGCGGCACACCCCCGGCCACACCCCGGGCGCGGTCTGCCTGTACGCGCCCGCCCTCGCGACGGTGTTCACCGGCGACACCCTGCTCGCGAACGGTCCGGGGAGCACGGACCGCCCGCACTCGGACCCCGCGGCGATCCTCGTGTCGATCGGCGACCACCTGCTCACCCTTCCTCCCGAGACCACGGTCCGCCCCGGCCACGGCGGCTCCACCACGGTCGCCGCCCAGGCGGCGCGCCTCACCGGCTGA
- a CDS encoding adenylate/guanylate cyclase domain-containing protein, which produces MSSRPDPKEIEAVLLGGEARYTREEVVRLAGTSPELASRIWRALGFATRGEDTPAYTDSDVEAMRVTAELLRSGTLTEEAAVRLARAMGQTMTRLAEWQTSILTTLSYEPEVDLDGHLGPLVGLAKELLPDVETLLLHIWRRQLAASVSRSLAVQEQREDASPHYFPLVVGFADLVSFTALSRELNEVGLADVVEGFEATSADIVASCGGRIVKTLGDEILYVADNARQAADIALQLAAGVKTHVEVPDVRVGLAYGPVLALLGDVFGITVNRASRLTSFARPGTVLIDEALADQLKGEDGFQVVAVRARHAHGLGQLQPYALRRSFGANVSLRG; this is translated from the coding sequence ATGTCGTCTCGTCCCGACCCCAAGGAGATCGAAGCCGTCCTGTTGGGAGGCGAGGCGCGGTATACCCGTGAAGAGGTGGTGCGGCTCGCGGGGACCTCGCCCGAGCTCGCCTCCCGCATCTGGCGGGCCCTGGGGTTCGCCACACGCGGGGAGGACACGCCCGCCTACACCGACAGCGACGTCGAGGCCATGCGGGTCACCGCCGAACTGCTGCGCAGCGGCACACTCACCGAGGAGGCCGCGGTCCGCCTGGCCCGGGCCATGGGGCAGACCATGACCAGGCTCGCCGAATGGCAGACCAGCATCCTGACCACCCTGTCCTACGAGCCCGAGGTCGACCTCGACGGACACCTGGGACCGCTGGTGGGGCTGGCCAAGGAGCTGCTTCCCGACGTCGAGACACTGCTGCTGCACATCTGGCGGCGCCAGCTCGCCGCGTCGGTCTCGCGCAGCCTGGCGGTCCAGGAGCAGCGGGAGGACGCCTCCCCCCACTACTTCCCGCTGGTCGTCGGCTTCGCGGACCTGGTGTCCTTCACCGCGCTCAGCCGGGAGCTGAACGAGGTCGGCCTGGCCGACGTGGTGGAGGGGTTCGAGGCGACCTCGGCCGACATCGTCGCCTCCTGCGGGGGCCGGATCGTCAAGACCCTGGGCGACGAGATCCTCTACGTCGCGGACAACGCCCGGCAGGCCGCCGACATCGCCCTGCAGCTCGCCGCCGGAGTCAAGACCCACGTCGAGGTTCCCGACGTGCGGGTCGGCCTGGCCTACGGCCCGGTGCTGGCGCTGCTCGGCGACGTGTTCGGCATCACCGTCAACCGGGCCAGCCGCCTGACCTCCTTCGCGCGGCCGGGGACCGTCCTCATCGACGAGGCCCTGGCGGACCAGCTCAAGGGCGAGGACGGCTTCCAGGTGGTGGCCGTGCGCGCCCGCCACGCCCACGGTCTCGGACAGCTCCAGCCCTACGCGCTGCGCCGGAGTTTCGGCGCGAACGTGTCGCTGCGCGGGTGA
- a CDS encoding biotin--[acetyl-CoA-carboxylase] ligase: MPSSLYSDLSRPPLDQRALERALVRPETLWTGIDVVPSLGSTNTELAARARDGAAEGSVLVTEHQTAGRGRMDRTFQTPARAALTFSVLLRPTAPPRGYGWLPLLMGVAAVRAVRRIAAVEAVLKWPNDVLVDGRKLAGILSEAVFDPEGAAVVLGMGLNVSQSEEELPVDTATSLVLSGAVCADRDPLLRAVLRAFAERYTVWADHGGDAEAGGLAEEYRSCCATLGRRVRVHLPEDRLLEGTAAGVDEEGHLLVRTDGGRTTALSAGDVVHVRPGAP, from the coding sequence ATGCCTTCCTCGCTGTACTCGGACCTCAGCCGACCGCCCCTGGACCAGCGGGCGCTGGAACGGGCGCTGGTGCGTCCGGAGACGCTGTGGACCGGGATCGACGTCGTGCCGTCGCTGGGCTCCACCAACACCGAACTGGCCGCCCGGGCACGCGACGGGGCGGCCGAGGGCTCGGTACTGGTCACCGAGCACCAGACCGCCGGGCGCGGGCGGATGGACCGCACGTTCCAGACCCCGGCGCGGGCCGCGCTGACCTTCTCGGTGCTGCTGCGTCCCACCGCGCCGCCCCGCGGCTACGGATGGCTGCCGCTGCTCATGGGAGTCGCGGCGGTGCGCGCCGTACGCCGGATCGCCGCGGTCGAAGCGGTCCTCAAGTGGCCCAACGACGTCCTGGTGGACGGCCGCAAGCTCGCCGGGATCCTCTCCGAGGCGGTCTTCGACCCCGAGGGCGCCGCGGTCGTGCTCGGCATGGGGCTCAACGTCTCCCAGAGCGAGGAGGAGCTCCCGGTGGACACGGCCACGTCGCTCGTCCTGTCCGGCGCCGTGTGCGCCGACCGGGACCCCCTGCTCCGCGCGGTCCTGCGGGCCTTCGCCGAGCGCTACACGGTCTGGGCCGACCACGGCGGCGACGCCGAGGCCGGCGGACTCGCCGAGGAGTACCGGTCCTGCTGCGCCACCCTCGGCCGGCGGGTGCGGGTGCACCTGCCGGAGGACCGCCTGCTGGAGGGCACGGCCGCCGGAGTCGACGAGGAGGGGCACCTCCTCGTGCGCACGGACGGCGGCCGGACCACGGCCCTCAGCGCGGGCGACGTCGTCCACGTCCGTCCCGGGGCTCCGTGA
- a CDS encoding phosphoenolpyruvate carboxylase: protein MPDQLRGDVRLLGEMLGTVLAESGGQDLLDDVERLRRAVIGAREGSVDGKEITDLVASWPLERAKQVARAFTVYFHLVNLAEEHHRIRSLRERDDAANPPRESLAAAVRSIRDDAGEERLRELVDGMEFRPVLTAHPTEARRRAVSTAIQRISGQLERLRAAHPGSGAAAEARRRLLEEIDLLWRTSQLRYTKMDPLDEVRTAMAAFDETIFRVIPEVYRSLDRAIDPEGSGRRPSPAKAFVRYGSWIGGDRDGNPFVTHDVTREAIAVQSEHVLLALEAACERIGRIHTEYTGLTRPSADLRATLASAQAAHPRLMQEIVKRSPNEPHRQLLLLAAERLRATRRRDADLGYRNPEEFLADLRVVQESLAAAGALRQAYGELQNLVWQAETFGFHLAELEIRQHSAVHAAALAELRAGGPLSEKTEEVLATLRVVAWIQERFGVEACCRYIVSFTRSAEDVAAVHELAEHALPEGKAPVLDVIPLFETGADLDASPHVLDGMLALPGVRRRLEQTGRRMEVMLGYSDSAKDVGPVSATLRLYDAQARLTEWARANDIKLTLFHGRGGALGRGGGPANRAVLAQAPGSVDGRFKVTEQGEVIFARYGQRAIAHRHIEQVGHAVLMASTDSVQRRATEAAARFRALADRIAEAAHTAYRSLVDTEGFAEWFSRVSPLEELGELRLGSRPARRSAATGLDDLRAIPWVFAWTQTRVNLPGWYGLGSGLAAVDDLDALRTAYVEWPLFASLLDNAEMSLAKTDRVIAERYLALGERPELTEQVLAEYDRTRELVLKVTRHTRLLENRRVLSRAVDLRNPYVDALSHLQLRALEALRGDEAAQLSEEDRSHLERLLLLSVNGVAAGLQNTG, encoded by the coding sequence ATGCCCGACCAGCTTCGAGGCGACGTCCGCCTGCTCGGCGAGATGCTCGGAACCGTGCTCGCCGAGAGCGGCGGCCAGGATCTGCTCGACGACGTGGAGCGACTCCGACGCGCCGTCATCGGCGCCCGTGAGGGGTCGGTCGACGGCAAGGAGATCACCGACCTCGTCGCCTCGTGGCCGCTGGAGCGCGCCAAGCAGGTGGCGCGCGCCTTCACCGTCTACTTCCACCTGGTCAATCTGGCCGAGGAACACCACCGCATCCGCTCGTTGCGGGAACGCGACGACGCGGCCAACCCCCCGCGCGAGTCACTGGCCGCCGCGGTCCGCTCCATCCGCGACGACGCCGGTGAGGAACGCCTGCGGGAACTCGTCGACGGCATGGAGTTCCGCCCGGTCCTCACCGCGCACCCCACCGAGGCGCGCCGCCGCGCCGTCTCCACCGCCATCCAGCGGATCAGCGGACAGTTGGAGCGGCTGCGCGCGGCCCACCCCGGAAGCGGCGCCGCCGCCGAGGCGCGCCGCAGACTTCTGGAGGAGATCGACCTTCTGTGGCGAACCTCACAGCTTCGCTACACCAAGATGGACCCGCTCGACGAGGTGCGCACCGCCATGGCCGCCTTCGACGAGACCATCTTCCGGGTCATCCCCGAGGTCTACCGCAGCCTCGACCGGGCCATCGACCCCGAGGGCAGCGGACGCCGCCCCTCCCCGGCCAAGGCCTTCGTCCGCTACGGAAGCTGGATCGGCGGCGACCGCGACGGCAACCCCTTCGTCACCCACGATGTGACCCGCGAGGCCATCGCCGTCCAGTCCGAGCACGTGCTGCTCGCCCTGGAGGCCGCCTGCGAACGCATCGGACGCATCCACACCGAGTACACCGGCCTCACCCGGCCCAGCGCCGACCTGCGCGCCACCCTGGCCAGCGCCCAGGCGGCCCACCCGCGCCTGATGCAGGAGATCGTCAAGCGCTCGCCCAACGAACCCCACCGCCAGCTCCTCCTGCTGGCCGCGGAGCGGCTGCGCGCCACCCGGCGGCGCGACGCCGACCTCGGCTACCGCAACCCCGAGGAGTTCCTCGCCGACCTGCGCGTGGTCCAGGAGTCGCTGGCCGCCGCGGGCGCGCTCCGCCAGGCCTACGGAGAACTGCAGAACCTCGTCTGGCAGGCCGAGACCTTCGGCTTCCACCTGGCGGAACTGGAGATCCGCCAGCACAGCGCCGTGCACGCGGCCGCGCTCGCGGAGCTGCGCGCGGGCGGCCCGCTGTCGGAGAAGACCGAGGAGGTCCTGGCCACCCTGCGGGTCGTCGCCTGGATCCAGGAGCGCTTCGGCGTCGAGGCGTGCTGCCGCTACATCGTCAGCTTCACCCGCTCCGCCGAGGACGTCGCCGCCGTCCACGAACTCGCCGAGCACGCCCTGCCCGAGGGCAAGGCCCCCGTCCTGGACGTGATCCCGCTGTTCGAGACCGGAGCGGACCTCGACGCGTCCCCGCACGTGCTCGACGGCATGCTCGCGCTGCCCGGCGTCCGGCGCCGCCTGGAGCAGACCGGCCGCCGCATGGAGGTCATGCTCGGATACAGCGACTCGGCCAAGGACGTCGGACCGGTCAGCGCCACCCTGCGGCTGTACGACGCGCAGGCGCGGCTGACCGAGTGGGCCCGCGCCAACGACATCAAGCTCACCCTCTTCCACGGCCGCGGCGGCGCGCTCGGCCGCGGCGGCGGCCCCGCCAACCGCGCCGTGCTGGCGCAGGCGCCGGGATCGGTGGACGGCCGCTTCAAGGTCACCGAACAGGGAGAGGTCATCTTCGCCCGCTACGGTCAGCGGGCGATCGCCCACCGGCACATCGAGCAGGTGGGGCACGCGGTGCTGATGGCCTCCACCGACAGCGTGCAGCGGCGCGCCACCGAGGCCGCCGCCCGCTTCCGCGCGCTGGCCGACCGGATCGCCGAGGCCGCGCACACCGCCTACCGCTCGCTGGTCGACACCGAGGGCTTCGCCGAGTGGTTCTCCAGGGTGAGCCCGCTGGAGGAGCTGGGCGAGCTGCGCCTGGGATCGCGCCCGGCCCGCCGCTCGGCCGCCACCGGACTGGACGACCTGCGCGCGATCCCCTGGGTGTTCGCCTGGACCCAGACCCGCGTCAACCTGCCCGGCTGGTACGGGCTGGGCAGCGGCCTGGCGGCCGTCGACGACCTCGACGCGCTGCGCACCGCCTACGTCGAGTGGCCGCTGTTCGCGTCGCTGCTGGACAACGCGGAGATGAGCCTGGCCAAGACCGACCGGGTGATCGCCGAGCGCTACCTGGCCCTGGGGGAGCGGCCCGAACTCACCGAGCAGGTGCTCGCCGAGTACGACCGCACCCGCGAACTGGTCCTCAAGGTGACCCGGCACACCCGCCTGCTGGAGAACCGCAGGGTGCTCTCCCGCGCGGTGGACCTGCGCAACCCGTACGTGGACGCGCTGTCGCACCTGCAGTTGCGCGCGCTGGAGGCGCTGCGCGGCGACGAGGCCGCCCAGCTCTCCGAGGAGGACCGCAGCCACCTGGAGCGGCTGCTGCTGCTGTCGGTCAACGGCGTGGCCGCCGGACTCCAGAACACCGGCTGA
- a CDS encoding acyl-CoA carboxylase subunit beta: MATQAPEPLPAAQIDIHTTAGKLADLQRRRHEAVHAGSERAVERQHAKGKMTARERIDALLDPGSFVEFDAFARHRSNNFGLERNRPYGDGVVTGYGTVDGRPVAVFSQDVTVFGGSLGEVYGEKITKVLDHALKTGCPVIGINEGGGARIQEGVVALGLYAEIFKRNTHASGVIPQISLVMGAAAGGHVYSPALTDFTVMVDQTSQMFITGPDVIKTVTGEDVTMEELGGARTHNTRSGVAHYMASDETDALEYVRTLLSYLPSNNLEDPPAEPTEAELEITGTDLELDTFIPDSANQPYDMHRVIEHIVDDGEFLEVHELFAQNVIVGYGRVEGHPVGVVANQPMNFAGCLDIDASEKAARFVRTCDAFNVPVLTLVDVPGFLPGTDQEFNGIIRRGAKLLYAYAEATVPLVTVITRKAFGGAYDVMGSKHLGADINLAWPTAQIAVMGAQGAVNILHRRTLAAAEDVEATRAQLISEYEDTLLNPYSAAERGYVDGVIMPSETRTSVVKALRALRGKRKQLPPKKHGNIPL; the protein is encoded by the coding sequence ATGGCGACCCAAGCCCCTGAACCGCTGCCCGCGGCACAGATCGACATCCACACCACCGCGGGCAAGCTCGCGGACCTGCAGCGCCGCCGCCACGAGGCGGTGCACGCGGGCTCCGAACGAGCCGTGGAAAGACAGCACGCCAAGGGCAAGATGACCGCCCGCGAGCGCATCGACGCCCTTCTCGACCCGGGTTCCTTCGTGGAGTTCGACGCCTTCGCCCGACACCGGTCCAACAACTTCGGCCTGGAGAGGAACCGTCCCTACGGCGACGGCGTCGTCACCGGCTACGGCACGGTGGACGGCCGCCCCGTCGCGGTGTTCAGCCAGGACGTCACGGTCTTCGGCGGCTCCCTCGGCGAGGTCTACGGCGAGAAGATCACCAAGGTCCTCGACCACGCGCTCAAGACCGGCTGCCCGGTGATCGGCATCAACGAGGGCGGCGGCGCGCGCATCCAGGAGGGCGTGGTGGCCCTGGGCCTCTACGCCGAGATCTTCAAGCGCAACACCCACGCCTCCGGTGTCATCCCGCAGATCTCGCTGGTCATGGGTGCGGCGGCGGGCGGCCACGTCTACTCGCCCGCCCTCACCGACTTCACCGTGATGGTCGACCAGACCTCCCAGATGTTCATCACCGGCCCCGACGTCATCAAGACCGTCACCGGCGAGGACGTCACCATGGAGGAGCTGGGCGGCGCGCGCACCCACAACACCAGGTCGGGCGTGGCCCACTACATGGCCTCCGACGAGACCGACGCCCTGGAGTACGTCAGGACGCTGCTGTCCTACCTGCCCTCCAACAACCTGGAGGACCCCCCGGCCGAGCCGACCGAGGCGGAGCTGGAGATCACCGGGACCGACCTGGAGCTGGACACCTTCATCCCCGACTCGGCCAACCAGCCCTACGACATGCACCGGGTCATCGAGCACATCGTCGACGACGGCGAGTTCCTGGAGGTCCACGAGCTGTTCGCCCAGAACGTCATCGTGGGCTACGGGCGGGTGGAGGGCCACCCGGTCGGCGTCGTGGCCAACCAGCCCATGAACTTCGCGGGCTGCCTGGACATCGACGCCTCCGAGAAGGCCGCGCGGTTCGTGCGCACCTGCGACGCCTTCAACGTCCCCGTGCTGACCCTGGTGGACGTCCCCGGCTTCCTGCCCGGCACCGACCAGGAGTTCAACGGCATCATCCGCCGCGGGGCCAAGCTGCTCTACGCCTACGCCGAGGCGACCGTCCCGCTGGTGACGGTCATCACCCGCAAGGCGTTCGGCGGCGCCTACGACGTCATGGGCTCCAAGCACCTGGGCGCCGACATCAACCTGGCCTGGCCGACCGCGCAGATCGCGGTGATGGGTGCCCAGGGAGCGGTCAACATCCTGCACCGGCGCACCCTGGCCGCCGCCGAGGACGTCGAGGCGACCCGCGCGCAGCTCATCAGCGAGTACGAGGACACACTGCTCAACCCCTACAGCGCCGCCGAACGCGGCTACGTGGACGGCGTCATCATGCCCTCCGAGACCCGCACCTCCGTCGTCAAGGCGCTGCGCGCGCTGCGCGGCAAGCGCAAGCAGCTGCCGCCCAAGAAGCACGGGAACATCCCGCTCTGA
- a CDS encoding acyl-CoA carboxylase subunit epsilon — protein MAGDRTQSAPFLQVVRGDLSHEETAALVAVLTARARAVQAARERAAATGSRSGWSDRARLLGVPRPGPDSWRRSFHPG, from the coding sequence ATGGCCGGCGACCGAACCCAGTCCGCCCCCTTCCTTCAGGTCGTGCGGGGCGACCTCAGCCACGAGGAGACCGCGGCGCTCGTCGCGGTCCTGACCGCCCGCGCGCGGGCCGTTCAGGCCGCCCGCGAACGGGCCGCCGCCACCGGAAGCCGCTCGGGCTGGAGCGACCGCGCCCGGCTGCTGGGGGTGCCGCGTCCGGGCCCCGACTCCTGGCGCCGCAGCTTCCATCCGGGATGA
- a CDS encoding acetyl/propionyl/methylcrotonyl-CoA carboxylase subunit alpha encodes MRKVLIANRGEIAVRVARACRDAGLGSVAIYAEPDLDALHVKVADEAYALGGQTPADSYLSIDKILAVAAESGADAVHPGYGFLAENADFAQAVIDAGLTWIGPPPSAITALGDKVQARHIAQKVGAPLVAGTADPVSGADEVVAFAERHGLPIAIKAAFGGGGRGLKVARSLDEVADAYESAVREAVTAFGRGECFVERYLDRPRHVETQCLADTHGNVVVVSTRDCSLQRRHQKLVEEAPAPFLSAEQLELLYSSSKAILREAGYVGAGTCEFLVGADGTVSFLEVNTRLQVEHPVTEEVAGIDLVREMFRIADGAELGYDDPVLRGHSLEFRINAEDAGRNFMPAPGTITSMRLPSGPGVRVDTGCETGFTVPQAFDSMVAKLIVTGRTRTEALERSRRALAEFEVGGMPTVIPFHRAVVEHPAFAPADPEQPFSVHTRWIETEFDGAIEPFAGEVEQAEAAEREKVTVEVGGRRVEVVLPAGLGADPAAAPAAKKSGKRGGSRKKSAAAVSGDALVSPMQGTVVKVVAADGQEVAEGDTVVVIEAMKMEQPLTAHKAGTVTGLSVGAGETVGNGAVICEIKGS; translated from the coding sequence GTGCGTAAAGTTCTCATCGCCAACCGGGGCGAGATCGCCGTCCGGGTGGCACGCGCCTGCCGCGACGCGGGCCTGGGCAGCGTCGCGATCTACGCCGAGCCCGACCTCGACGCGCTGCACGTCAAGGTCGCCGACGAGGCCTACGCCCTGGGCGGGCAGACCCCCGCCGACAGCTACCTGAGCATCGACAAGATCCTGGCCGTCGCGGCCGAGTCCGGCGCGGACGCCGTCCACCCCGGATACGGGTTCCTCGCCGAGAACGCCGACTTCGCCCAGGCGGTCATCGACGCCGGACTGACCTGGATCGGCCCGCCGCCCTCGGCGATCACCGCGCTGGGCGACAAGGTCCAGGCCCGCCACATCGCGCAGAAGGTGGGCGCCCCGCTGGTGGCGGGCACCGCCGACCCGGTGTCGGGCGCCGACGAGGTGGTCGCCTTCGCCGAGCGGCACGGCCTGCCCATCGCGATCAAGGCCGCGTTCGGCGGCGGCGGCCGCGGCCTGAAGGTCGCCCGCTCCCTGGACGAGGTCGCCGACGCCTACGAGTCGGCGGTGCGCGAGGCCGTCACCGCGTTCGGCCGCGGCGAGTGCTTCGTGGAGCGCTACCTCGACCGCCCCCGACACGTGGAGACCCAGTGCCTGGCCGACACCCACGGCAACGTCGTGGTGGTCTCCACCCGCGACTGCTCGCTGCAGCGCCGCCACCAGAAGCTCGTGGAGGAGGCCCCCGCGCCGTTCCTCAGCGCCGAGCAACTGGAACTGCTGTATTCCTCGTCCAAGGCGATCCTGCGCGAGGCCGGCTACGTGGGCGCGGGCACCTGCGAGTTCCTGGTCGGCGCCGACGGCACCGTCTCGTTCCTGGAGGTCAACACCCGGCTCCAGGTGGAGCACCCGGTCACCGAGGAGGTCGCCGGGATCGACCTGGTGCGGGAGATGTTCCGCATCGCCGACGGCGCGGAGCTGGGCTACGACGACCCGGTGCTGCGCGGCCACTCCTTGGAGTTCCGCATCAACGCCGAGGACGCCGGACGCAACTTCATGCCCGCCCCCGGCACCATCACCTCGATGCGGCTGCCCAGCGGCCCGGGCGTGCGCGTGGACACCGGCTGCGAGACCGGCTTCACCGTGCCGCAGGCGTTCGACTCGATGGTGGCCAAGCTCATCGTGACCGGGCGGACCCGCACCGAGGCCCTGGAGCGGTCCCGACGCGCCCTCGCCGAGTTCGAGGTGGGCGGCATGCCCACCGTCATCCCGTTCCACCGGGCGGTGGTCGAGCACCCGGCGTTCGCCCCGGCCGACCCCGAGCAGCCGTTCAGCGTGCACACCCGGTGGATCGAGACCGAGTTCGACGGCGCCATCGAGCCGTTCGCGGGCGAGGTTGAGCAGGCCGAGGCCGCCGAGCGGGAGAAGGTCACCGTCGAGGTCGGCGGCAGGCGGGTCGAGGTCGTCCTGCCCGCCGGACTGGGCGCGGACCCGGCGGCGGCCCCGGCCGCGAAGAAGTCCGGCAAGCGCGGCGGCTCCCGGAAGAAGTCCGCGGCGGCGGTCAGCGGTGACGCCCTGGTCAGCCCGATGCAGGGCACCGTCGTCAAGGTTGTGGCCGCCGACGGCCAGGAGGTCGCCGAGGGCGACACCGTCGTCGTCATCGAGGCCATGAAGATGGAGCAGCCGCTCACCGCGCACAAGGCGGGCACCGTCACCGGCCTGTCGGTGGGCGCGGGCGAGACCGTCGGCAACGGCGCGGTGATCTGCGAGATCAAGGGTTCCTAG
- a CDS encoding serine--tRNA ligase, giving the protein MLLSLESRRIERLNSRLQDLKESLAELKSRKAELDNNIEQYAKSKERAGRLSKEASALESRFRSLESAFKAIAVIVEKVRDADPKVREIMEKRQEDGKKKVKGDETKIPVSTALKSFLRGAGRRTGGSRSSPRARESQQGQGRRR; this is encoded by the coding sequence GTGCTCCTCTCCTTGGAGAGCAGGCGGATCGAGAGACTGAACAGCAGGCTTCAGGACCTCAAAGAGTCGTTGGCGGAGCTGAAAAGCCGGAAGGCGGAACTCGATAACAATATCGAGCAGTACGCGAAGAGCAAGGAGAGGGCTGGTCGGCTCTCCAAGGAGGCCTCCGCCCTAGAATCGAGGTTTCGGAGCCTCGAGAGCGCATTCAAGGCGATAGCGGTCATTGTCGAAAAGGTCAGAGACGCGGACCCGAAGGTGCGGGAGATCATGGAAAAGCGACAGGAGGACGGGAAGAAGAAGGTGAAGGGGGACGAAACGAAGATCCCGGTCTCCACTGCCTTGAAGTCCTTCCTCCGGGGGGCAGGGCGCAGGACCGGAGGTTCCAGGAGTTCTCCGCGGGCCCGAGAATCGCAGCAGGGCCAGGGGCGGAGGCGGTGA